In Leptospira brenneri, the following are encoded in one genomic region:
- a CDS encoding 1,4-dihydroxy-6-naphthoate synthase codes for MISLAYSPCPNDTFLFYHLIRNTNYPVKEELYDVENLNEFAFQGKFPVTKLSFAAYFHIIEKYILLETGSALGRGCGPIVVRKKNSNTNLTNYKNLYIPGLLTTANLLLSLYTDGKHKPTPLRYDEIIPKVISEEESLGVIIHEERFTYEARGMEKVIDLGEWWESSTGYPIPLGAIAIRRDIPREEALKFQANLKESLRSAYLEPKEMMDYIRTNSQNKDDAVIKSHINLYVNDFTKNLGEEGHGAVEYLLKRAVQAGFIQKPTSLPLFLGES; via the coding sequence ATGATATCTCTTGCTTATTCACCATGCCCAAACGATACTTTTCTTTTTTACCATCTAATTCGAAACACAAATTACCCTGTAAAAGAAGAACTCTATGATGTAGAAAACCTAAACGAATTTGCTTTCCAAGGGAAATTTCCTGTTACAAAACTTTCGTTTGCAGCTTATTTTCACATTATCGAAAAATACATTCTATTAGAGACCGGTTCTGCATTGGGAAGAGGTTGTGGACCCATTGTTGTCAGAAAAAAGAACTCAAACACAAACCTCACCAATTACAAAAACTTATACATCCCTGGACTTTTGACTACAGCAAACCTCTTACTTTCCTTATACACAGATGGAAAACACAAACCAACTCCACTTCGTTATGATGAAATCATTCCCAAAGTAATTAGCGAAGAAGAGAGTCTTGGAGTGATCATCCACGAAGAAAGATTTACCTATGAAGCAAGGGGAATGGAAAAAGTTATAGATCTTGGAGAATGGTGGGAGAGTTCCACAGGATACCCAATCCCCTTAGGTGCGATTGCCATACGTCGGGACATCCCTCGCGAGGAAGCACTTAAGTTCCAAGCCAATCTAAAAGAAAGTTTAAGATCAGCCTATTTGGAACCAAAAGAAATGATGGATTACATCCGAACCAATTCACAAAACAAAGATGATGCGGTGATCAAATCTCATATCAATTTGTATGTGAATGATTTTACGAAAAATCTGGGAGAAGAAGGACACGGAGCAGTGGAATATCTACTCAAACGCGCGGTACAGGCAGGTTTCATTCAAAAACCCACCTCACTTCCCTTGTTCTTAGGAGAAAGTTAA
- a CDS encoding discoidin domain-containing protein has translation MKDHLIRTSHPYSLPIKSVSTSGTYEVKNEEFLSFFEEKEQSSLSSIIFKFDDVVYFNGIELLPGKDGLDFFPDSFRFELSHDGKYWEPILQESSFRKSFKTSAKWLFSLTSARYVKFVSKISRKASNGKNRISFGQLKILITGIQSIQASSELDRLFVKENLFDTRPDYGWSSKKKEEPEEEYVILDMGSVNRIEEMRMLTKNDPITNFPERFVTYYSEDDLTWHQLHEENFFLSEPGTWYKWRFSPVNLRFLKLVFFQEKQPNKKDYITEVIELELYSSPDKKDYGGPAREPLPYASVLRSGIIRLAVDGEVKEGVVVQANDRRLRDATTEYRGIVELASDGEEKPGVAVQGNDKRLKIATELTHGLVRLSRSGEARPGLVVQSDDERLRSASTDHPGIVELALDGETRPGVAVQGNDSRLRVATKKSIGLVQLADSGEVAIDKVVTGDDPRLRDATNTAKGIVQLAPNGGEESNTVVQGNDKRLKHASTELHGIVQLAHSGEAKPGAVVQGNDKRLAKAGFEDAGIVLLANHGEAIPGKVVLSDDPRLSDKRDPKPHTHAYAEKEHDFNSHTGLLKITGEAEGSAKGFVPPQAKDAIIYGKNTKPGTGVSGVSNGIGVSGFGNSIGIYGISKGKDSKQSAGILGAGTTAPGGRFLSQSDFALVVDGKGIPELELSGSGKAIYANGESLFEGNLRITKEGGEECIARYFRLDGKDVVTAGDLLVATEEPGVLGRSKHPYSTNVIGVCVSNAHVVFGKQEKAVEYVLVALLGIAKIHVDATQVPIYPGDLLVSGLSSGHAVKADPSKLKPGMLVAKAVEACKRDKGNILCMLTFS, from the coding sequence ATGAAAGATCATTTAATCCGCACAAGCCACCCCTACTCTCTGCCCATCAAATCCGTTTCCACTTCAGGAACTTACGAAGTCAAAAACGAAGAATTTTTATCCTTTTTTGAAGAAAAAGAACAATCTTCTCTTTCTTCCATCATCTTTAAGTTTGATGACGTTGTGTATTTTAATGGAATCGAACTTTTACCAGGCAAAGATGGTTTAGATTTTTTTCCTGATTCATTTCGATTTGAGTTATCTCACGATGGGAAGTATTGGGAGCCTATTTTACAGGAATCTTCTTTTCGAAAGTCTTTTAAAACGTCCGCAAAGTGGTTATTTTCTCTTACTAGCGCCCGTTATGTGAAGTTTGTCTCGAAGATTTCTAGAAAAGCAAGTAATGGAAAAAATAGGATCAGTTTTGGACAACTTAAGATACTCATCACTGGAATCCAATCCATTCAGGCAAGTTCCGAATTAGATCGATTGTTTGTAAAAGAAAACCTTTTTGATACAAGGCCAGACTATGGGTGGTCTTCTAAGAAAAAAGAAGAACCAGAAGAGGAATATGTAATTCTAGATATGGGTTCTGTGAACCGCATTGAAGAAATGCGTATGCTCACTAAAAATGATCCTATTACCAATTTCCCGGAGAGATTTGTTACTTATTATAGCGAAGATGATTTAACTTGGCACCAATTACATGAAGAAAATTTCTTTCTCTCCGAACCAGGGACCTGGTATAAGTGGAGATTTTCTCCTGTAAATTTAAGATTCTTAAAACTTGTTTTTTTCCAAGAGAAACAACCAAATAAAAAAGATTATATCACCGAAGTCATAGAACTCGAGTTATACTCAAGTCCAGACAAAAAAGATTACGGTGGGCCAGCAAGAGAGCCCCTCCCCTATGCTTCTGTCCTTCGTTCTGGGATCATCCGATTGGCTGTGGATGGAGAAGTAAAAGAAGGTGTTGTGGTCCAAGCAAATGACAGAAGACTTCGAGATGCCACGACCGAATACCGAGGGATTGTTGAACTAGCGTCGGATGGGGAAGAAAAACCTGGAGTTGCTGTCCAAGGAAATGATAAACGCCTAAAAATCGCCACCGAACTTACTCATGGTCTGGTTCGGCTGTCAAGAAGTGGGGAAGCACGTCCAGGTCTTGTCGTTCAATCTGATGATGAACGTTTGCGAAGTGCCTCTACGGATCATCCTGGGATCGTGGAGCTTGCGTTAGATGGCGAAACTCGCCCTGGAGTTGCCGTCCAAGGAAATGATTCTCGTTTGCGAGTTGCTACCAAAAAATCAATTGGTCTCGTACAACTTGCCGATTCTGGTGAGGTTGCCATTGATAAAGTTGTTACTGGCGATGACCCTAGACTTAGAGATGCTACAAACACTGCGAAAGGGATTGTGCAACTAGCTCCTAATGGGGGAGAAGAGTCAAATACCGTCGTGCAAGGAAATGATAAACGTCTAAAACATGCGAGTACTGAATTACATGGAATTGTACAACTCGCTCATTCTGGTGAAGCGAAACCAGGTGCTGTTGTCCAAGGAAATGACAAACGATTGGCGAAGGCTGGGTTTGAAGATGCTGGAATTGTTTTACTTGCAAATCATGGAGAAGCGATCCCCGGTAAGGTTGTGCTTTCTGATGACCCAAGGTTGTCGGACAAACGAGATCCAAAGCCGCATACTCATGCTTATGCGGAAAAAGAACATGATTTTAATTCCCACACAGGTCTTCTAAAGATCACTGGCGAAGCTGAAGGTTCCGCTAAAGGATTTGTCCCTCCACAGGCAAAAGATGCGATTATTTATGGAAAAAATACCAAACCGGGGACTGGTGTTTCCGGTGTTTCGAATGGAATTGGTGTTTCTGGGTTTGGAAATTCTATTGGGATCTATGGAATCTCTAAAGGAAAGGATTCAAAACAATCTGCTGGAATCTTAGGTGCCGGAACTACGGCACCAGGGGGACGGTTCCTCTCCCAATCTGATTTTGCCCTTGTAGTGGATGGAAAAGGAATCCCGGAATTGGAACTATCTGGTTCAGGCAAAGCCATCTATGCGAATGGAGAATCCTTGTTTGAAGGGAATCTTCGCATTACAAAAGAAGGTGGCGAAGAATGTATTGCACGTTATTTCCGATTGGATGGAAAAGACGTTGTGACTGCAGGGGATTTACTTGTGGCAACGGAAGAACCAGGAGTTCTTGGAAGATCGAAACACCCCTACTCTACGAATGTGATAGGAGTCTGTGTTTCTAATGCACATGTGGTTTTTGGAAAACAAGAAAAAGCAGTAGAATACGTACTTGTGGCTTTACTCGGAATTGCAAAGATCCATGTGGATGCAACCCAGGTCCCGATTTATCCTGGAGATCTTTTAGTGTCGGGACTTTCTTCTGGTCATGCAGTCAAAGCGGATCCTTCCAAATTGAAACCAGGAATGCTTGTTGCAAAAGCAGTGGAGGCTTGTAAACGGGACAAAGGAAATATCCTTTGTATGTTAACTTTCTCCTAA
- a CDS encoding helix-turn-helix domain-containing protein → MTDIIDSGVWAELSHAAKTLYPVLLKFSDYNFKPVWPNTETLMRLTGFKTKKSIVSAKKELTQAGLLYQVPGSGRTSTRYHFSFHYEGSRITPLGDTNLPLRDSEMGASGGSKPSVQGGADGTPNHINITISNTNNVPAPPATLEMGKEKEEKKAFENLVETFGPEIALEAYKRAVSLHMESNPTYLQSLCREIISSQRQEVIKNEQKSTSEDVFSHPASWSGFLSWASKELTQSSWNQLERVQVQTDGNVIIVNSTLQGHLRQIVQMYFTEKVKPSVLVVFSEKEEGSRLSEIR, encoded by the coding sequence ATGACCGACATCATAGATTCTGGTGTTTGGGCAGAGCTTTCTCATGCCGCCAAAACCCTCTACCCGGTCCTACTCAAATTCAGCGATTACAATTTCAAACCAGTCTGGCCAAATACAGAGACATTGATGAGGCTTACGGGTTTCAAAACGAAAAAGTCCATTGTATCTGCAAAAAAAGAACTCACTCAAGCAGGACTACTCTACCAAGTTCCAGGGAGCGGTAGAACTTCGACAAGATACCATTTTTCCTTCCATTATGAGGGGTCCAGAATTACCCCTCTGGGGGATACAAACCTACCCCTCAGGGATTCCGAGATGGGTGCCTCTGGGGGATCAAAACCATCGGTTCAGGGGGGTGCGGATGGAACCCCTAACCATATTAATATAACTATATCCAATACAAACAATGTACCGGCACCGCCGGCCACTTTGGAAATGGGCAAGGAAAAGGAAGAGAAAAAAGCCTTCGAAAACTTAGTCGAAACTTTCGGGCCTGAAATTGCTTTGGAAGCTTACAAAAGAGCAGTATCTTTGCACATGGAATCAAACCCAACTTATTTGCAATCTCTATGTAGAGAGATCATTTCTTCACAAAGGCAGGAAGTGATTAAAAATGAGCAAAAATCCACTTCCGAGGATGTGTTTTCCCATCCGGCCTCTTGGTCTGGTTTTTTATCCTGGGCAAGTAAAGAACTGACACAGTCCTCTTGGAACCAATTGGAAAGAGTGCAAGTGCAAACCGACGGAAATGTGATCATCGTCAATTCCACTCTCCAAGGGCATTTGCGCCAAATTGTGCAGATGTATTTTACGGAAAAAGTAAAACCAAGCGTCCTTGTCGTTTTTTCAGAGAAAGAAGAAGGATCTCGCCTCAGTGAAATTCGATAG
- a CDS encoding ParB/RepB/Spo0J family partition protein, with amino-acid sequence MSLKSKRLGTLADIYQAENLDGTIRTIRMEKIQPSEYQPRQERKKGIEELAQTLKADGLLQPIIVSKGEREGSYKIIAGERRYHAAKSLGWSEIECKILNRPDKEIYKLAVIENLQRENLSPYEEVDALLFLKNSHNYTDQELGDLFGKSRSYMTEVLSITSMSKADLEKCKKNEIYNKNLLVQAAQAAKKGSLDEFLTLFHKGALKTVRDAKDFNKQTKSGESNSHKTQSLSGYKIRRTGTGIQILSDDEILLGDIYKFIRKELVKKYGDSA; translated from the coding sequence ATGAGCTTAAAAAGTAAACGCCTCGGAACTCTCGCCGATATCTACCAAGCAGAAAATTTGGATGGGACGATCCGAACCATTCGGATGGAGAAAATCCAACCCTCGGAATACCAACCGAGACAAGAAAGGAAAAAAGGAATCGAGGAATTGGCCCAAACCCTTAAGGCAGATGGGTTATTGCAACCCATCATTGTTTCCAAAGGAGAAAGGGAAGGTAGTTATAAAATCATCGCGGGAGAGCGGAGATACCATGCCGCGAAGTCCCTCGGTTGGTCCGAAATAGAATGTAAAATTCTAAATCGCCCTGACAAAGAAATTTATAAATTAGCAGTCATCGAAAACCTACAAAGAGAAAACCTATCCCCTTATGAGGAAGTGGATGCCCTTCTCTTCCTAAAAAATTCCCACAACTATACAGACCAGGAACTGGGGGACCTTTTTGGAAAAAGCCGAAGTTATATGACAGAGGTTCTTTCCATCACATCGATGTCAAAAGCAGACCTCGAGAAATGCAAAAAAAATGAAATCTACAATAAGAACCTTCTCGTACAAGCAGCCCAAGCCGCAAAAAAAGGAAGTTTGGATGAATTTCTAACCCTCTTTCACAAAGGGGCATTAAAAACCGTTAGAGACGCCAAAGACTTTAACAAACAAACGAAATCAGGGGAATCGAATTCCCATAAAACCCAATCCCTCTCAGGATACAAAATCCGAAGAACGGGAACAGGAATCCAAATCCTTTCAGACGATGAAATCCTTCTGGGTGATATCTATAAATTCATCCGCAAAGAATTAGTGAAAAAATACGGGGATTCGGCATAA
- a CDS encoding ParA family protein has product MITIAVANQKGGEGKTTTSLNLAMGLARRNHKTLLIDMDPQANSTGIFLNPETVEKDLAHLFQNATSLKEIIAPAYNEHLWVAPSSMRLAEMETVSVNSVEAPYILRDSLSGIKDFEFVIIDCPPSLSIFTVNSLVAANYVLIPLQAEKFSMDGIMGLQQTISSIKKRINPDLEILGALITQLKPQTLLTKTILPVLTKYFRIFEHTISDGVAIGESHLAKKSVFDYNRSSRQSQEYEGFIEEVLHELKK; this is encoded by the coding sequence ATGATCACCATTGCAGTTGCAAACCAAAAAGGCGGAGAAGGAAAGACCACTACTTCTTTGAATCTTGCCATGGGGCTCGCCCGTCGAAATCACAAGACCCTGCTCATTGATATGGACCCTCAGGCAAATTCTACAGGAATTTTTCTGAACCCTGAAACTGTTGAAAAAGATTTAGCTCATCTCTTCCAAAACGCAACTAGTCTCAAAGAAATCATTGCACCGGCGTATAACGAACATTTGTGGGTAGCGCCATCTAGCATGCGTTTGGCGGAAATGGAAACAGTTTCCGTAAATTCCGTAGAGGCACCGTACATTTTAAGAGACTCGCTTTCTGGAATCAAAGATTTTGAGTTTGTCATCATTGACTGTCCCCCTTCTCTTTCTATCTTTACCGTAAACAGTCTTGTGGCCGCAAATTACGTACTCATCCCTCTCCAGGCTGAAAAATTTTCCATGGATGGAATCATGGGCCTCCAGCAGACCATCTCTTCGATTAAAAAAAGAATCAACCCTGACTTGGAAATCCTAGGAGCTCTCATCACCCAACTCAAACCGCAGACCTTACTCACCAAAACCATTCTGCCGGTTTTGACCAAATACTTCCGTATCTTCGAACATACGATTTCTGATGGGGTGGCCATTGGAGAAAGCCACTTAGCAAAAAAATCCGTATTTGATTACAATCGCTCTTCCAGACAGTCCCAAGAATACGAAGGGTTTATTGAGGAGGTTCTCCATGAGCTTAAAAAGTAA
- a CDS encoding helix-turn-helix domain-containing protein, translated as MPSQAISLLASEKNGKDWMDSVLPVLWEGLCTELGFSAGVVVLKAEGEDSFYESASFGYGEDGFYYSFLNRGSLHWEELMHSPEPVFFTGAEFELFGKKTNAAAIRISSGRGAVGFLLVELEESLTIPAGIFLSLFAEKIGNAWGRTRTGLNVPEASRDENSHSLYRKEIPNLDLAQQEFVKQKILTILGPPGSGKKTLAKWIHQSQFPGAPFLVVESLPEHFGKLEKALSAWGAELEQGSLVLAGIQTLNLGQQQILSDWWSKSGYSGSLFLLGSEETNQEILPEFERFLRKNSLVLPSLRFLSKVKLQSLVQVIFEELSGSQNRSGLQLADQSLQELVSRPYAENFADLRNAILTGILTCRTSRVEPADLEPGKSKMDLEIPDAEDLDLRRGTEALERQKILLAMRIFSGNQIRMAKALGISRGSLQYKMKQLGLM; from the coding sequence ATGCCTTCTCAAGCCATTTCCCTGCTTGCCTCTGAAAAAAATGGCAAGGATTGGATGGATTCTGTCCTTCCTGTTTTATGGGAAGGGTTATGTACGGAGTTAGGATTCTCTGCTGGCGTGGTAGTTTTGAAAGCAGAGGGAGAAGATTCCTTTTATGAGTCTGCTAGCTTCGGGTATGGAGAAGATGGGTTCTATTATTCTTTTTTAAACCGCGGATCTTTGCACTGGGAAGAGCTGATGCACTCTCCAGAACCTGTGTTTTTTACGGGGGCAGAGTTTGAATTATTTGGGAAAAAAACAAATGCCGCCGCCATTCGGATCTCCTCCGGGCGGGGAGCGGTTGGGTTTCTTCTGGTAGAATTGGAGGAAAGTCTCACCATTCCTGCAGGAATTTTTCTTTCACTTTTTGCAGAAAAAATTGGAAACGCATGGGGAAGAACTAGAACTGGTTTGAACGTTCCGGAAGCCTCTAGGGATGAAAATTCTCATTCTCTTTATCGTAAAGAAATTCCCAATTTAGATCTAGCCCAACAAGAATTTGTGAAGCAAAAAATTCTAACGATTCTTGGCCCGCCAGGGTCCGGCAAAAAAACTCTGGCGAAGTGGATCCACCAGTCCCAATTTCCTGGAGCTCCTTTCCTTGTTGTGGAGTCTTTGCCTGAACATTTTGGGAAATTGGAAAAAGCGCTCTCTGCTTGGGGGGCTGAGTTAGAACAGGGGAGTTTGGTTCTTGCGGGAATCCAAACTTTGAATCTGGGGCAACAGCAAATCCTCTCCGATTGGTGGTCCAAGTCGGGATATTCTGGATCACTTTTTTTACTCGGATCCGAAGAAACAAACCAAGAAATATTACCAGAGTTTGAAAGATTTCTCCGAAAAAATTCGTTGGTACTACCATCGCTCAGGTTTCTTTCGAAAGTAAAATTGCAGTCTTTAGTTCAGGTTATATTTGAAGAGTTGTCTGGTTCACAAAACCGATCCGGCTTACAGCTCGCGGATCAAAGTTTGCAAGAATTGGTTTCCCGGCCGTATGCGGAAAATTTTGCCGATTTACGGAATGCAATTCTTACGGGGATTTTGACCTGCCGAACCAGTCGGGTCGAACCAGCAGATTTAGAACCAGGAAAATCCAAGATGGATTTAGAGATTCCCGACGCCGAAGATTTAGACTTGCGGCGTGGAACAGAGGCCTTAGAAAGGCAGAAGATTCTCCTGGCCATGCGGATCTTTTCGGGCAACCAAATTCGGATGGCAAAGGCCTTGGGCATTTCGAGAGGATCTCTCCAATATAAAATGAAACAGCTTGGTTTAATGTAA
- a CDS encoding phosphatidylinositol phospholipase — protein MSQPKRVAFQKFLNAMRKLSTEVNDSEICKRLEILMATSKDDLPLAVVNQLLQDPKNFDPKTIPEPYTQYVRHFIYMVKRNGRVPSDLLAGEEDRSSADRASGSKPSAKKSASSKSKSGTSKSTTPVKKGKSSPKSSTKKA, from the coding sequence ATGTCTCAGCCGAAGCGAGTTGCCTTCCAAAAATTTCTTAACGCCATGCGAAAACTCTCTACTGAAGTCAATGACTCAGAGATCTGCAAACGATTGGAAATTCTTATGGCGACCAGTAAGGACGACCTCCCTCTGGCCGTTGTCAACCAGCTCCTCCAGGATCCAAAGAATTTCGATCCTAAAACCATCCCTGAGCCATACACACAGTATGTCCGACACTTCATCTACATGGTCAAACGAAATGGCCGTGTTCCCAGCGACCTTCTCGCTGGAGAAGAGGACAGGTCTTCCGCAGATCGTGCTTCTGGCTCCAAACCATCTGCAAAGAAGTCAGCTAGCTCCAAATCAAAGAGTGGAACATCCAAATCCACAACTCCTGTAAAGAAGGGGAAGTCTTCCCCTAAATCTTCAACGAAAAAGGCTTAA
- a CDS encoding MBOAT family O-acyltransferase, whose amino-acid sequence MIFFKYGQFIDENWAYILGTPLSNNPEFWTHWLLPVGISFYTFQSISYLVDVYRRELAPEKSFFSYLLFLSFFPQLVAGPIVTAKSFLPQIRRPLPFLRIPIVFAVFLILLGLFKKMVLADHLAETSDFVFSHISEISSKALWVGMFSYSFQIYCDFSGYTDIAQGAALLFGFRLPENFKMPYLSAGFSEFWTRWHISLSGWLKKYLYISLGGNRIGELFTYRNLFLVMAIGGLWHGASWNFVIWGSCHGLLLIFERWGSGRWQLWSSGWMRPIRILGTFLLVSLLWIFFRSSDFGSSLCYLQGLFTKKEGFSLPYTLEMSFLYCVFFIFIGHILGKYYFDDNKQLLGAFQKWQISLGKTLVFSIFASVFLILIVLFSADSKPFVYFVF is encoded by the coding sequence TTGATTTTTTTTAAATATGGGCAATTTATTGATGAAAATTGGGCATATATTTTAGGAACTCCTCTCTCTAACAATCCAGAATTCTGGACCCATTGGCTCCTTCCTGTAGGAATTTCTTTTTACACTTTCCAATCCATTTCTTATTTGGTTGATGTCTACCGGAGAGAATTGGCTCCTGAAAAGAGTTTTTTTTCCTACCTTCTCTTTCTTTCTTTTTTCCCGCAACTAGTGGCCGGTCCCATCGTTACGGCAAAATCCTTTTTACCTCAGATTCGTAGGCCTCTCCCCTTTCTCAGAATTCCAATTGTTTTTGCGGTTTTTCTCATCCTCCTCGGATTATTTAAAAAGATGGTGCTCGCGGATCATTTGGCAGAGACTTCTGACTTTGTTTTTTCTCACATAAGTGAGATTTCTTCCAAAGCCCTATGGGTGGGAATGTTTTCCTATTCCTTCCAGATTTATTGTGATTTTTCGGGTTACACAGATATTGCCCAGGGGGCGGCACTTCTCTTCGGGTTCCGCTTGCCGGAAAATTTTAAGATGCCTTATCTATCTGCTGGGTTTTCCGAATTTTGGACTCGTTGGCATATTTCTCTTTCTGGGTGGCTTAAAAAATATCTTTATATCTCTCTTGGTGGAAATCGGATCGGAGAACTTTTTACATATCGGAATTTATTTCTCGTGATGGCCATTGGTGGCTTATGGCATGGCGCTTCTTGGAATTTTGTCATTTGGGGGAGTTGCCATGGGTTGTTATTGATTTTTGAAAGATGGGGTTCTGGTCGCTGGCAGTTATGGAGTTCTGGTTGGATGCGACCGATTCGAATTTTAGGAACTTTTCTTTTGGTAAGTTTGCTTTGGATTTTCTTTCGAAGTTCAGATTTCGGGAGTTCTCTGTGCTACCTACAGGGTCTTTTCACAAAAAAAGAGGGTTTTTCTCTCCCGTACACCCTAGAAATGAGTTTTCTTTACTGCGTTTTTTTTATTTTTATCGGGCATATTTTGGGTAAGTATTATTTTGATGACAATAAGCAATTGTTAGGTGCTTTTCAAAAATGGCAAATTTCCTTAGGGAAAACGCTGGTTTTTTCTATTTTTGCTTCGGTTTTCCTTATTTTGATTGTTTTGTTTTCGGCCGATAGCAAACCTTTTGTGTATTTTGTTTTTTAG
- the asd gene encoding aspartate-semialdehyde dehydrogenase — MEKIKVGVLGATGSVGQRFIQLLENHPYFTVTHLAASEKSAGQTYGEVMKSRWKISSDIPAYAKDIIITLPNPEVTKGVQLVFSGLDASIAGEVETAYAEAGVMVLSNSKNHRMDPNVPILSAEVNANHLDVLQFQKTKGKIITNSNCTIMGVTISLKPLMDAFGLKSVMLFSMQAISGAGYPGVPTMDILGNVVPYIGGEEDKAEIEPQKCLGTVKDGVIQSADFKISAHCNRVPVFDGHTVCVSVSFDKKPKKEDILKVWADFQGEPQKLGLPCAPNPAILYREENDRPQPRLDLETGRGMTTVVGRLREDPILDWKWVVLSHNTIRGAAGAAILNAELLYKKGFFN, encoded by the coding sequence ATGGAAAAAATCAAAGTTGGAGTCCTGGGAGCAACAGGTTCCGTCGGTCAAAGATTCATTCAACTTTTGGAGAATCACCCTTATTTCACGGTGACTCATTTGGCAGCTTCAGAAAAAAGTGCCGGCCAAACTTATGGTGAGGTTATGAAATCTCGTTGGAAGATTTCATCCGATATCCCTGCATACGCGAAAGATATTATCATTACGTTACCAAATCCAGAAGTCACGAAGGGCGTGCAACTCGTGTTTAGTGGTCTTGATGCCTCCATTGCTGGAGAAGTAGAAACTGCTTATGCAGAAGCGGGAGTGATGGTTCTTTCCAATTCGAAGAACCATAGAATGGATCCGAATGTTCCTATCCTCTCTGCGGAAGTGAATGCAAATCATTTGGATGTTTTGCAATTCCAAAAGACGAAAGGAAAAATCATTACCAACTCCAACTGTACAATTATGGGTGTGACGATTTCACTCAAACCTCTCATGGATGCGTTTGGACTTAAGTCTGTGATGTTATTTTCTATGCAGGCCATTTCGGGAGCAGGATACCCTGGAGTTCCCACTATGGACATTCTTGGGAATGTGGTTCCTTATATTGGTGGGGAAGAAGACAAAGCAGAAATCGAACCACAAAAATGTTTGGGAACTGTGAAAGATGGAGTCATCCAATCGGCAGACTTCAAAATTTCTGCACATTGCAATCGAGTTCCCGTTTTTGACGGGCATACGGTTTGTGTTTCTGTTTCTTTCGATAAAAAACCAAAAAAAGAAGACATTCTTAAGGTTTGGGCCGATTTTCAAGGAGAACCGCAGAAATTGGGATTGCCGTGTGCACCAAACCCGGCTATTCTCTACCGCGAAGAAAATGATAGGCCTCAACCACGTCTTGATTTAGAGACAGGGAGAGGAATGACTACCGTTGTTGGAAGGCTACGGGAAGATCCAATTTTGGATTGGAAATGGGTAGTACTTTCGCATAACACGATTCGAGGTGCGGCCGGTGCTGCCATTTTGAATGCAGAGTTATTGTACAAAAAAGGATTTTTTAACTAA